A genome region from Mercenaria mercenaria strain notata chromosome 11, MADL_Memer_1, whole genome shotgun sequence includes the following:
- the LOC123531120 gene encoding T-cell-specific guanine nucleotide triphosphate-binding protein 2-like, with amino-acid sequence MASSGRDQSGRNTSSISDKIVQELDEAYKKHGIPGVLERVKGNLNEWKSVPLNIAITGNSGVGKSSYINALRGMTADDEGAAPVGVVETTAYPTGYPHPENESLLLWDLPGVGTPNFTRDSYLEKIRFRRYDFFLVFAASRFTENDMWLAQQIRQAGKHFYFIRTKIDLDISDNKKSHPRTHSRDQVLQTVRSDCMAQLQNEGFTNPEVFIISNFDVNEFDFRQLSERLIRDAPDIKREALTLSSTFLTERIIKAKERYLKKRIYIVSVASAAAAAVPIPGVGCSVDIAVLLEEALFYRKQLRLDKSSVEENATALNITVSKLQQKLNLQSQLISYTVKGLLAFFGSLGISSVAENVLKIALPLVGCLIAAGMSYRVQVYCLKKLLDTMINDALSIIAEMNNVFARNTMNVTEDIGEDLA; translated from the coding sequence ATGGCATCATCAGGGCGTGATCAATCTGGAAGGAACACTTCAAGCATTTCTGATAAAATAGTACAAGAATTGGACGAGGCTTACAAGAAACATGGCATACCAGGTGTATTAGAGAGGGTAAAGGGGAACCTGAATGAATGGAAGTCAGTTCCTCTCAATATTGCTATCACTGGAAACAGTGGTGTTGGAAAATCAAGCTACATAAATGCCTTACGTGGTATGACAGCTGATGATGAGGGGGCTGCTCCAGTTGGAGTCGTTGAAACAACTGCCTATCCTACAGGTTATCCACATCCGGAAAACGAAAGCTTACTATTGTGGGATTTGCCGGGGGTAGGAACTCCAAATTTTACCAGAGACAGCTATCTTGAGAAAATACGTTTTAGAAGATACGATTTCTTTCTGGTATTTGCAGCAAGCCGATTTACAGAGAACGATATGTGGCTGGCTCAACAAATAAGGCAGGCAggaaaacacttttattttatCAGAACTAAAATTGACTTGGACATATCGGACAATAAGAAATCACATCCAAGAACTCATTCAAGGGATCAAGTCTTGCAGACAGTACGTTCAGACTGTATGGCCCAGTTGCAAAACGAAGGATTTACAAACCCGGAAGTATTCATTATCAGTAACTTTGATGTAAATGAGTTTGACTTCAGACAATTGTCAGAACGCCTCATTCGAGATGCTCCTGACATCAAACGGGAAGCTTTAACATTGTCGTCAACCTTTCTTACCGAAAGAATAATTAAAGCCAAAGAGAGGTATCTAAAGAAAAGAATATACATCGTTTCCGTTGCCTCTGCTGCAGCTGCTGCAGTTCCAATACCAGGTGTAGGATGTAGCGTGGATATTGCCGTACTGCTGGAAGAAGCTCTGTTTTATCGCAAGCAGCTACGACTTGATAAATCTTCTGTTGAAGAAAATGCTACAGCATTGAATATTACAGTTAGCAAGTTGCAACAGAAACTTAATTTACAAAGCCAACTTATTTCTTACACTGTTAAAGGACTTCTTGCTTTTTTCGGAAGTCTTGGAATATCAAGCGTCGctgaaaatgttctaaaaattgCACTTCCGCTCGTGGGCTGTCTGATTGCCGCCGGAATGTCTTATAGGGTCCAGGTGTACTGTTTAAAGAAGCTCTTAGACACCATGATAAATGACGCATTGAGTATTATTGCGGAAATGAACAATGTCTTTGCTAGAAATACCATGAACGTTACCGAGGACATCGGGGAAGATCTAGCTTGA